One part of the Bacillus sp. FJAT-45350 genome encodes these proteins:
- a CDS encoding MATE family efflux transporter produces MKLETAPTELKNTIPFSQKEYLILAVPLIISGISTPILGAVDTAVVGRIPDPAVIGGVAIGAVIFNTMYWLLGFLRVSTSGFTAQAEGANNQSEILLSLFRPMIIAMIFGMFFVIFQQPILQIALAVIGGSEAVSSFAATYFSIRIWGAPFILLSYVIIGWLIGMGKVRLALATQILMNVLNIVLDFIFVLGFGMGVSGVAYATLISEVTSVLFGLWLIIRLNNLTLADFNLNKLLDSEPLLKMMKVNRDLFLRTVCLLIMTGIFTAKGASMGEITLAANAILLQIHYIMAYMLSGFANASSIIVGRSIGAKNQSLYKRAYKLSAQWGFISAIFLSFIMIGFGESIVGLFTTIIEVRVVTVEALFWMLVYPIVGFWGLQLEGIFSGATEAGPVRDSIVLALIMFLFALWFFVPLYQNHGVWIAFVLFTFFRSFFLSLYIPKLTRLKFT; encoded by the coding sequence ATGAAACTAGAGACAGCGCCTACAGAGTTAAAGAATACGATTCCCTTTAGCCAAAAAGAGTATTTAATATTAGCAGTTCCACTAATCATTTCAGGTATCTCTACCCCAATATTAGGTGCAGTCGATACAGCAGTGGTTGGTAGGATTCCGGACCCAGCTGTTATTGGTGGAGTAGCGATTGGTGCCGTTATTTTTAATACAATGTATTGGTTATTAGGGTTTCTTCGAGTTAGTACAAGTGGATTTACGGCTCAGGCTGAAGGAGCAAATAACCAAAGTGAAATACTTTTATCTTTATTCCGCCCGATGATCATTGCAATGATATTTGGTATGTTCTTCGTCATTTTTCAACAACCTATTTTACAAATTGCTTTAGCTGTTATCGGAGGTAGTGAAGCAGTATCATCCTTTGCAGCAACCTACTTTTCTATTCGAATATGGGGTGCACCATTTATTTTGCTCAGCTATGTCATTATTGGTTGGTTAATTGGGATGGGGAAGGTACGCCTAGCTTTAGCAACTCAAATACTAATGAATGTATTAAATATTGTATTAGATTTTATTTTTGTTTTAGGTTTTGGAATGGGAGTTAGCGGAGTTGCGTATGCGACATTGATTTCTGAAGTTACATCTGTATTATTTGGTTTATGGCTTATTATACGTTTAAATAATCTGACATTAGCTGACTTTAACCTTAATAAGCTATTAGATTCTGAACCATTACTTAAAATGATGAAAGTTAATCGTGACTTATTCTTACGTACTGTATGCCTCCTTATAATGACAGGAATATTTACTGCAAAGGGTGCAAGTATGGGAGAAATTACGTTAGCGGCGAATGCCATTTTACTACAAATTCATTATATTATGGCATATATGCTAAGCGGTTTTGCTAATGCCTCAAGTATTATTGTTGGTAGATCTATTGGAGCTAAGAATCAATCGCTTTATAAACGTGCCTATAAGCTCTCTGCTCAATGGGGCTTTATTTCGGCCATTTTCTTATCATTCATTATGATAGGTTTTGGAGAAAGTATCGTTGGGTTATTTACAACAATTATAGAAGTACGAGTAGTAACGGTTGAAGCATTATTCTGGATGCTTGTTTATCCTATTGTTGGCTTTTGGGGCTTGCAATTAGAAGGGATATTCTCAGGAGCTACAGAGGCTGGTCCTGTGAGAGATTCGATTGTCTTAGCATTAATTATGTTTCTATTTGCCCTATGGTTCTTTGTACCTCTGTATCAAAACCATGGAGTATGGATTGCATTTGTATTATTTACTTTTTTCCGTTCTTTCTTTTTATCATTATATATTCCGAAATTAACGCGTTTAAAGTTTACTTGA
- a CDS encoding DUF1540 domain-containing protein: MAQDVLCEVSNCVYNEQGNKCAASEIYVVSHKGKEAASQKETDCKTFEPGM, translated from the coding sequence ATGGCTCAAGATGTCTTATGTGAAGTAAGTAATTGCGTGTACAATGAACAAGGAAACAAATGTGCTGCTTCAGAAATTTATGTAGTAAGTCACAAAGGGAAAGAAGCCGCTTCTCAAAAAGAAACGGACTGTAAAACATTTGAACCAGGAATGTAA
- a CDS encoding ABC transporter ATP-binding protein: MKASIQTNKLSVGYNDRLLFQSLNLTIPRGQISVFVGSNGCGKSTLLRSMTRLLKPAEGSVLLEGKDVHRMSSREVAKKMGILPQSPISPEGLTVYDLVKQGRYPHQSWLKRWTEEDTEKVDAAMKATRVDELRDRPVDELSGGQRQRAWIAMTLAQDSDIILLDEPTTYLDMTHQIEILDLLFELNEKHSRTIIMVLHDINLASRYAHNIIAIKDGAVFNQGTPEDIINCDLVRSVFGMECQVTNDPLFGTPHCIPFGRGRCVIPSNNEVITGA; the protein is encoded by the coding sequence ATGAAAGCATCTATCCAAACAAACAAATTATCTGTTGGTTATAATGACCGCTTACTATTTCAAAGCTTAAACTTGACTATTCCACGTGGACAAATATCAGTATTTGTCGGCAGTAACGGCTGTGGAAAGTCAACACTTCTTCGTTCTATGACACGATTATTAAAGCCAGCTGAAGGCTCCGTTTTACTAGAAGGGAAAGATGTACATCGTATGTCTTCAAGAGAAGTAGCAAAGAAAATGGGAATTTTACCACAGTCCCCTATCTCACCTGAAGGACTAACGGTTTATGACTTAGTAAAGCAAGGTCGTTATCCTCACCAATCATGGCTAAAGCGCTGGACTGAGGAAGATACTGAGAAAGTTGATGCCGCAATGAAAGCAACACGTGTCGATGAACTACGGGATAGACCTGTTGATGAACTTTCAGGTGGACAACGTCAACGTGCTTGGATTGCAATGACTCTTGCACAAGACTCAGATATTATTTTACTAGATGAGCCTACTACCTATTTAGATATGACACATCAAATAGAGATATTAGACCTTTTATTCGAGTTGAATGAGAAACATTCTCGTACAATTATTATGGTCTTACATGATATAAATTTAGCTTCTCGTTATGCTCATAATATTATTGCTATTAAAGACGGAGCTGTTTTCAATCAGGGTACTCCGGAAGACATTATTAATTGTGACTTGGTTCGATCAGTTTTTGGTATGGAATGTCAGGTAACAAATGACCCCCTATTTGGTACACCACACTGTATTCCATTCGGTCGTGGACGTTGTGTCATTCCAAGTAATAACGAGGTAATTACAGGTGCTTAA
- a CDS encoding ABC transporter substrate-binding protein — MKKVMRNILTLGLLLVVLAACSSSKVETVVENSVTKGNQVTFMGSNGEVTLDAPAERVVVLEWTYAENLLALGIQPVGMADIESYGDYVNIEPQLDDSVVDVGGRQEPSLEAIASLNPDLIIGVSFRHDGMIDQLESIAPTVIFNPYPEDESINLYEEMEQTFNEMAKAVGKETVAQEVLAELDQKYDEAQSTINAANLATKDVILTLAYTGAQAPEVRVFTPHSMASIILDKMGLNNAHVPDQFEIFGSSTFNVEGLVKYENTNYLYTVPDADNIYENQLKGNKVWENLTFVKEDRLYDLGADTWLYGGPLSAGTLVEQITKTLVSK; from the coding sequence ATGAAAAAAGTAATGCGAAACATACTTACGCTTGGATTACTATTAGTAGTTTTAGCGGCATGTTCTTCTAGCAAAGTAGAAACTGTAGTAGAAAATTCAGTGACTAAGGGTAATCAAGTTACATTTATGGGCTCGAATGGAGAAGTAACTCTTGATGCTCCGGCTGAAAGAGTAGTAGTTTTAGAGTGGACGTATGCAGAGAATTTATTAGCACTAGGAATCCAGCCAGTTGGAATGGCTGACATTGAATCATATGGAGATTATGTAAATATTGAGCCTCAATTAGATGATAGTGTTGTAGATGTTGGCGGGCGTCAAGAGCCTAGTCTAGAGGCGATTGCCTCACTTAATCCTGACTTAATTATCGGTGTCAGCTTCCGTCATGACGGGATGATTGACCAATTAGAATCAATTGCACCAACAGTCATTTTTAATCCGTATCCAGAAGATGAGAGCATTAATTTGTATGAAGAGATGGAACAAACATTTAATGAAATGGCAAAAGCAGTTGGGAAAGAAACAGTAGCACAAGAAGTGTTAGCTGAGCTTGATCAAAAGTATGATGAAGCACAGTCAACAATTAATGCTGCAAACCTAGCAACCAAAGATGTTATTTTAACGCTTGCCTATACGGGAGCTCAAGCGCCGGAAGTACGAGTTTTTACTCCACATTCTATGGCTTCTATTATTCTAGATAAGATGGGACTTAATAATGCTCATGTGCCAGACCAATTTGAAATTTTTGGTTCAAGTACATTTAATGTTGAAGGTCTTGTAAAATATGAAAATACAAACTACTTATATACTGTACCTGATGCAGACAATATTTATGAGAACCAGTTAAAAGGGAATAAAGTATGGGAAAATTTAACGTTTGTTAAAGAAGACAGATTATACGACCTTGGAGCGGATACATGGCTTTATGGAGGTCCTTTATCAGCTGGTACGCTTGTTGAGCAGATTACGAAAACATTGGTGAGCAAATAA
- a CDS encoding iron ABC transporter permease, with translation MLIVLSLVHLTQGQADYSMYELLDQVWVEGRIQDIVLSLRLPRLVIGIIAGGALAVSGAILQTLTKNPLAAPGTLGINAGAFFFVVVSTIFFPSFVGGFPFITALLGATLSSIMVVILSGKQMEPVRVALTGMIIALLFASVTGTLQLLFENKTNGLFLWGSGTLVQLNWDGVTFAAPMIALAFLAALLLAKPLDTLSLGEEIATSLGQNVSLIKLATWATAIVLAAVTVSVVGSIGFIGLMAPHIVRMLGVRGHFMILVHSFLWGAIMLVGADVLGRLIQPGQEVPVGAMTALIGGPWLLYLAWKTARSLKSSDRQMGGTTSPIKLKVIVPIMIGLSSVGIVIAFSFNGIAWTFDWFNSIVWNFRIPRVLTSFIVGMMLAVTGVLLQGVLRNPLADASVIGVTSMGGAGAMMLLVMFPALPPAFMPIGASIGAAIALFIILATAWKNNFQPLLVALMGIAIAAFGSAATQVFIVKAKLAVASALVWLSGSTYGKGWDDVQYALILFILFIGPAIYMTRKLDTLTFGDDVATGLGLSVRSTRVWALCIGVALSTAAVALVGTIGFIGLVAPHIARRLVGFRHLPLTIVSGLLGGFLLVVADFVGRILIAPNEIPSGLIVALIGAPYLLYLLRKMR, from the coding sequence TTGCTTATCGTTTTATCTCTAGTACATCTAACTCAAGGACAAGCAGATTATTCTATGTATGAGTTACTAGATCAGGTGTGGGTAGAAGGTCGGATACAAGACATTGTATTGTCTCTTCGTTTACCAAGACTAGTGATTGGTATTATTGCGGGTGGAGCACTAGCCGTTTCCGGTGCTATCCTGCAAACGTTAACGAAAAATCCACTTGCTGCACCAGGTACACTAGGGATTAATGCAGGGGCATTTTTCTTTGTGGTTGTCTCAACTATTTTTTTCCCAAGTTTTGTAGGGGGTTTTCCATTCATTACGGCTTTACTTGGAGCAACGTTATCATCCATTATGGTTGTCATATTATCAGGTAAACAAATGGAGCCTGTACGGGTTGCATTAACAGGTATGATTATTGCACTACTTTTTGCATCAGTAACTGGTACATTGCAATTATTATTCGAAAATAAAACAAATGGTCTTTTTCTATGGGGGTCTGGTACACTCGTTCAATTAAACTGGGATGGTGTTACATTTGCTGCACCTATGATTGCACTAGCGTTTCTTGCGGCGTTACTATTAGCGAAACCACTTGATACATTATCACTTGGTGAAGAAATAGCTACATCACTAGGACAAAATGTTTCGCTGATTAAACTAGCAACCTGGGCTACAGCGATAGTATTAGCGGCTGTTACTGTAAGTGTCGTAGGGTCAATTGGATTTATTGGCTTAATGGCTCCGCATATTGTGAGAATGCTAGGGGTTCGAGGACACTTCATGATTCTAGTACACTCCTTTTTATGGGGAGCAATTATGCTTGTAGGGGCCGATGTGTTAGGACGTCTTATTCAACCTGGGCAAGAAGTACCTGTTGGAGCTATGACTGCTTTAATTGGTGGACCTTGGCTTTTATATTTAGCATGGAAAACAGCTCGTTCATTAAAAAGTTCTGACCGCCAAATGGGTGGCACAACGTCCCCGATTAAATTAAAAGTAATTGTCCCAATTATGATTGGGTTAAGTAGTGTCGGTATAGTCATTGCTTTTTCATTTAATGGAATAGCATGGACATTTGATTGGTTTAATTCAATCGTATGGAACTTCCGTATTCCACGTGTATTAACTTCATTTATTGTAGGGATGATGCTAGCAGTTACTGGGGTATTATTACAGGGAGTTCTACGTAATCCATTAGCTGATGCAAGTGTAATCGGTGTCACATCAATGGGTGGAGCAGGTGCTATGATGCTTCTTGTGATGTTCCCAGCACTTCCTCCTGCGTTTATGCCGATTGGAGCGAGTATCGGTGCAGCAATCGCTTTATTTATTATTTTAGCTACTGCTTGGAAAAATAATTTTCAACCTTTACTAGTAGCGTTAATGGGTATTGCCATAGCTGCATTCGGTTCGGCAGCAACTCAAGTATTTATTGTAAAAGCAAAGTTAGCTGTTGCTTCTGCTCTAGTCTGGCTTTCAGGAAGTACGTATGGAAAAGGATGGGATGATGTTCAATATGCATTAATTTTATTTATCCTATTTATTGGTCCCGCCATCTATATGACGCGCAAATTGGATACGTTAACTTTTGGTGATGACGTTGCGACTGGACTTGGACTATCTGTTCGTTCTACACGAGTTTGGGCATTATGTATCGGCGTTGCGTTAAGTACGGCAGCTGTAGCGCTAGTCGGAACAATCGGTTTTATCGGACTTGTTGCACCACATATTGCAAGGAGATTGGTTGGATTCAGGCATCTTCCTCTTACGATTGTGTCTGGTTTGCTTGGTGGATTCTTGTTAGTAGTAGCGGACTTTGTAGGACGAATATTAATTGCGCCGAATGAAATACCGAGTGGACTAATCGTTGCCTTAATTGGTGCTCCTTATTTATTATATTTACTTAGAAAAATGAGATAA